TTTATATGGCCCTGACCTTGGGTGCAAATGCCGCCTTGGCCGCCGATCCGGCCGTGCTGGCGGATATGCGACAGGGTGATATGAAAAAATTGGTGCTACATAGCGCCCCAAAACCTGTTTCCAGCGCAGAGTTTCAGCTGGCGGACGGCGCTGGCGCCGCGACGTTGGGGGATTACAAAGGTAAGATCGTGCTGCTGAACTTCTGGGCCACCTGGTGCGCGCCCTGCCGCAAGGAGATGCCCCAGCTGTCAGAGCTGCAAGAGGAATTTGGCGGTGACGAGTTCGAGGTACTAACCCTAGCCACCGGACGCAACTCGCCTGCCGGTATCCAGAAGTTCTTTGACGATACCGGCATCACCAACCTCCCCCGCCATCAGGACCCCCGGCAGGCCGTAGCACGCGAAATGGCGGTGCTGGGTCTGCCGATTACCGTTCTGCTCAACCGCGAGGGCGAGGAAATCGCACGGCTGCGCGGCGATGCTGAATGGAACTCCGACAGTGCCAAAACCATCATCCGGGCGCTGATCGCCTCTGACTGAACCTCAGGGCAATCGTCAGCCGAACTTCCGGCCTGGGAGAGTACTCAGGCCGGTTGACCCAACGCCACCTTTGACAGGACCGCGACCCTGCCGCCAATCTCGGTGGCAGGGAGGATATGATGCCGCTGGAGATCCTGGTCACAATGGTGCTCGTGGGCATTATTGTCATAGCTATTCTGCTTCATTTCACCGGCTGGTCCGCGCCAGTGCTCATGACGCGCGAGACAGCCTCTAAGGCATGGTCCCGCCACGATCCCGACTCACGGATTCTTGATGCCCGGCCAAGCACCATTGCCCATGCTGCACTGATCGACACGGATAAGGGGCTTGGACTGGTCTGGTGTTTTGGCGCCGATACGATCGCACGCCCGCTTGCTGAGTGCAGCCTTGTAGATCACGCCCAAGGGCTCCGGATTCGATTCGCCGATTTCGCCACCCCATCGGTGCTGCTGCGCCTGTCCGATAAAGAACGCGAGGACTGGCGCAGCCAGATCCTGGCTGCGAGCAAGTCCCCACAGCCCCCGGCCGCCACAGAACAGAGAGAACAGACACATGCCTGATACGATCTCATACCCTGATGTCACCCAATGGGCCGTTCCCTTTTTCATCGCGGCCATTTTGGCGGAGTTTCTCTGGATCGCGATCAAACGGCGGGGCGGGCGCTACGAAACCCGTGATGCTGTCACCTCTCTGGTAATGGGGGCGGGCAGCGTTGCCTCCGGCATTGCGCTCGGTTTCATCGCTTGGGCGTTTTTCATGCTGCTGTGGCAGATCACGCCGCTGGACCTCGGCACTTCGGTCTGGGTGATTGCATTGTGTTTTGTTCTTGATGACCTGCGCTACTACTGGGTGCATCGTTTTGGGCATCGGGTGCGCTGGGTCTGGGCCAGCCATGTCAATCATCACTCCAGCCAGCACTACAACCTGACCACAGCGTTGCGGCAGACCTGGACCGGCACCTTTACCTTCATGATGGTGGTACGCGCGCCTCTGGTGCTTCTGGGGTTCCACCCGGCCATGGTGCTTTTCGTCGGGGGGATTAATCTGGTCTATCAGTTCTGGATCCACACCGAAGCAATTGGCCGTATGCCGCGCTGGTTCGAGGCGGTGATGAACACGCCCAGTCACCACCGTGCCCATCACGGACGCAACCCACGCTATCTCGATTGCAACTATGCCGGCGTCTTCATCGTCTGGGACAAGATATTTGGTACCTTCGTTCCTGAACAAGACCACGACCGCCCGGATTACGGTCTGGTCCACAACATTGGCACCTTCAATCCTCTGCGTGTGGCTTTTCACGAATGGGCCAGTATTTTCAAGGACATGACACAACCCGGCCTGACGCCACGACAGCGGCTTCTCTACGCAGTCGCGCCACCTGGTTACAGCCACGATGGCAGCCGTGACAGCTCAGAGACGATCCGCGCCAAACATCTGCAGCGCCATCCCGAGGACATTGGCAGCGCCGGATTCGACTAGACCTGAGCGCTGCCTCTCAATTTGGGTAAAATTCTCCCTTTAATCCAAGCGCAACGCTTTTGCGTCAAGGTGACGCCTGATCCATATTGATCAGACTACGCCAGTGCCAAGGGATATACCCGTGAAGAAGAAGCAAAAGGTCATGGCCGACATGCCGGAAGGCGGGGAAAACCCGCTGACCTCTGCGGTCGTCTCGCGCGATCGGTCGACCCTCGACATGGTCAGCGATGCTATTCGCCACAATCAGACCATGCTCGCCTATCAGCCCATCATGCAGGCCATGCCGCCACAGGGGGTTGCCCTCTACGAGGGGTATATCCGTGTTCTCGACTCGACGGGCCGTGTGATCCCCGCACGCGACTTCATGCCATTGGTTGAGGATAAAGAGGAAGGCCGCGAACTGGACTGCCTCGCACTGGAACATGGCCTGAAGGCGCTCGCGCGCAGTCCCAATATCCGGCTCTCCATCAACATGTCAGCGCGATCTATCGGCTATCGGCGCTGGATGCGAGTTCTGGAGCGGCACCTGAAGAAAGATCTCACGCTGGGTGAGCGGTTGATGCTTGAGATCAACGAAGCGTCTGCGATGGCAACGCCTGAACTTGTGATCGATTTCATTGACCGGATGCAGAAACATGGCATCGCCTTCGCGCTTGATAACTTTGGTGCGGGAGCAACCGCCGTCAGTTATTTCCGCCAATTCTTCTTCGATGCGGTTAAAATTGACGGGCAGTTCGTGCGCCGCATCCATGCCAGTCACGACAATCAGGCAGTTGTCCGTGCATTGGTCGGGATCGCCAAGCAATTTGACATGCTTGTGGTTGCCGAATCCGTAGAAAGCCCTGCGGATGCAGAATTCCTGATCTCAATTGGGATTGATTGTCTGCAAGGCTATCTGTTCGGCGCCCCCTCCGTCAGCCCGCCGTGGCTGGAAGAGCTGCGGGAAAACAGCCGCGCCTCTTGAACGCCGCCAACCTGTTATCCACCACCTAGTCAGAATTGGCCGATTCTCGCTCCGGGTGGGATCGCCTCAAGGCCGCGTTGAATTGATTGCTTGGCAAATGCACGGGCCTGCCACAATATATTCCCCATAGTATTGATTGACACAGGCTCTCCCTGTGGGACACCTTGCGCGTGCTGCACCTGCAGCGAGATACACAGCCTGTCTCAGAAAAGGCAGGGGATCCCGGTTGCTGCGGCTGCGAAGAAGTGGACTGCTCAGTTGGCCTCCCGGGACTATGAATGGCAGAGGACCCTAACTGATGACTAATGTAGTAATTGCATCCGCCGCACGCACCGCCGTCGGCAGCTTTGGTGGCGCATTCGCCAAGACCCCCGCACATGACCTCGGCGCTGCGGTGCTGCAAGCTGTTGTCGAACGCGCCGGGATCGACAAATCCGAAGTCTCAGAGACCATTCTGGGCCAAGTGCTGACTGCAGCGCAGGGGCAGAACCCAGCCCGCCAGGCACATATCAACGCTGGGCTCCCTCAGGAATCCGCGGCTTGGAGCCTCAACCAGGTCTGCGGATCGGGGCTGCGGGCCGTGGCATTGGCTGCACAGCACATTCAGCTGGGCGACGCTGCCATCGTCTGCGCGGGCGGTCAGGAAAATATGACACTCTCGCCGCATGCTGCAAATCTTCGTGCTGGTCACAAGATGGGCGATATGAGCTATATCGATACCATGATCCGCGATGGCCTTTGGGACGCTTTCAACGGCTACCATATGGGCCAGACCGCTGAGAATGTTGCTGAAAAATGGCAGATCTCCCGCGAGATGCAGGATGAATTCGCCGTTGCCAGCCAGAACAAGGCCGAAGCGGCACAGAAGGCGGGCAAATTCGCCGATGAAATCGCAGCCTTCACCGTCAAGACCCGTAAGGGCGATATCATTGTGGATCAGGATGAATACATCCGCCATGGTGCTACGATCGAAGCCATGCAAAAATTGCGCCCCGCCTTCGCCAAGGATGGTTCGGTCACCGCCGCCAATGCCTCCGGCCTCAATGATGGTGCCGCCGCTACTCTGCTGATGAGTGCGGATGACGCCGAAAAGCGCGGCATAGAGCCTCTGGCGCGGATTGCCTCCTATGCCACCGCGGGGCTGGATCCGTCGATCATGGGTGTCGGCCCGATCTACGCCTCCCGTAAGGCACTGGAAAAGGCAGGCTGGTCCGTTGATGACCTTGATCTGGTGGAGGCGAACGAAGCCTTCGCAGCCCAGGCCTGCGCCGTGAACAAGGATATGGGCTGGGATCCGGCAATCGTGAACGTCAACGGCGGCGCCATCGCCATTGGTCACCCGATTGGGGCCTCTGGTTGCCGGGTTCTCAATACGCTGCTGTTCGAAATGAAGCGGCGCGACGCAAAGAAAGGGCTGGCAACCCTTTGCATTGGTGGCGGCATGGGTGTCGCCATGTGCGTGGAGCGCCCCTGAGGCGCAGACTGCTGACCATATCAAGGGCGCCCCTGTGGCGCCCTTTTCTATCTCTGGTGTATTTTGCGATGGCTTTGCGGAGGAGGCGACGCGACGTCCAACTCAATATCGATCTGAGACACACCCTTTTGCGACGCAATATAATTGCGTATTTCAAAACGAAATAGTAGCAAGATTACCAAGCTAAATAACGGAGGATTTTT
The nucleotide sequence above comes from Phaeobacter inhibens DSM 16374. Encoded proteins:
- a CDS encoding TlpA disulfide reductase family protein; this encodes MRLLRQLSLYMALTLGANAALAADPAVLADMRQGDMKKLVLHSAPKPVSSAEFQLADGAGAATLGDYKGKIVLLNFWATWCAPCRKEMPQLSELQEEFGGDEFEVLTLATGRNSPAGIQKFFDDTGITNLPRHQDPRQAVAREMAVLGLPITVLLNREGEEIARLRGDAEWNSDSAKTIIRALIASD
- a CDS encoding sterol desaturase family protein encodes the protein MPDTISYPDVTQWAVPFFIAAILAEFLWIAIKRRGGRYETRDAVTSLVMGAGSVASGIALGFIAWAFFMLLWQITPLDLGTSVWVIALCFVLDDLRYYWVHRFGHRVRWVWASHVNHHSSQHYNLTTALRQTWTGTFTFMMVVRAPLVLLGFHPAMVLFVGGINLVYQFWIHTEAIGRMPRWFEAVMNTPSHHRAHHGRNPRYLDCNYAGVFIVWDKIFGTFVPEQDHDRPDYGLVHNIGTFNPLRVAFHEWASIFKDMTQPGLTPRQRLLYAVAPPGYSHDGSRDSSETIRAKHLQRHPEDIGSAGFD
- a CDS encoding EAL domain-containing protein; translation: MADMPEGGENPLTSAVVSRDRSTLDMVSDAIRHNQTMLAYQPIMQAMPPQGVALYEGYIRVLDSTGRVIPARDFMPLVEDKEEGRELDCLALEHGLKALARSPNIRLSINMSARSIGYRRWMRVLERHLKKDLTLGERLMLEINEASAMATPELVIDFIDRMQKHGIAFALDNFGAGATAVSYFRQFFFDAVKIDGQFVRRIHASHDNQAVVRALVGIAKQFDMLVVAESVESPADAEFLISIGIDCLQGYLFGAPSVSPPWLEELRENSRAS
- a CDS encoding acetyl-CoA C-acetyltransferase, which gives rise to MTNVVIASAARTAVGSFGGAFAKTPAHDLGAAVLQAVVERAGIDKSEVSETILGQVLTAAQGQNPARQAHINAGLPQESAAWSLNQVCGSGLRAVALAAQHIQLGDAAIVCAGGQENMTLSPHAANLRAGHKMGDMSYIDTMIRDGLWDAFNGYHMGQTAENVAEKWQISREMQDEFAVASQNKAEAAQKAGKFADEIAAFTVKTRKGDIIVDQDEYIRHGATIEAMQKLRPAFAKDGSVTAANASGLNDGAAATLLMSADDAEKRGIEPLARIASYATAGLDPSIMGVGPIYASRKALEKAGWSVDDLDLVEANEAFAAQACAVNKDMGWDPAIVNVNGGAIAIGHPIGASGCRVLNTLLFEMKRRDAKKGLATLCIGGGMGVAMCVERP